The Aedes aegypti strain LVP_AGWG chromosome 3, AaegL5.0 Primary Assembly, whole genome shotgun sequence genome contains a region encoding:
- the LOC110677799 gene encoding histone H2A → MSGRGKGGKVKGKAKSRSNRAGLQFPVGRIHRLLRKGNYAERVGAGAPVYLAAVMEYLAAEVLELAGNAARDNKKTRIIPRHLQLAIRNDEELNKLLSGVTIAQGGVLPNIQAVLLPKKTEKKA, encoded by the coding sequence ATGTCTGGCCGCGGCAAAGGAGGCAAAGTTAAGGGAAAGGCAAAGTCCCGTTCCAACCGCGCTGGATTGCAGTTCCCAGTCGGTCGTATTCACCGTCTGCTCCGGAAGGGCAACTATGCCGAGCGTGTCGGTGCCGGCGCTCCAGTCTACTTGGCTGCCGTTATGGAATATCTGGCCGCTGAAGTGCTCGAATTGGCAGGAAACGCTGCCCGTGACAACAAGAAGACCAGAATCATTCCCCGTCATCTGCAGTTGGCCATCCGCAACGACGAAGAATTGAACAAGCTGCTGTCCGGTGTTACCATCGCCCAAGGTGGTGTTCTGCCCAACATTCAGGCTGTCTTGCTGCCGAAGAAAACCGAAAAGAAGGCATAA
- the LOC110677802 gene encoding histone H2B, producing MAPKTSGKAAKKSGKAQKNIVKGDKKKKKQRRKESYAIYIYKVLKQVHPDTGVSSKAMSIMNSFVNDIFERIAAEASRLAHYNKRSTITSREIQTAVRLLLPGELAKHAVSEGTKAVTKYTSSK from the coding sequence ATGGCACCGAAAACCAGCGGAAAGGCCGCGAAGAAATCCGGCAAGGCCCAGAAGAACATTGTCAAGGgcgataagaagaagaagaagcagcgcAGGAAGGAAAGCTACGCCATCTACATCTACAAGGTGTTGAAGCAAGTTCACCCCGACACTGGCGTTTCGTCGAAAGCCATGAGCATCATGAACAGCTTCGTCAACGACATCTTTGAGCGTATTGCCGCCGAAGCCTCCCGCCTGGCCCACTACAACAAGCGTTCGACGATCACATCCCGCGAAATCCAAACCGCCGTCCGGCTTCTGCTCCCGGGAGAGTTGGCCAAGCACGCCGTTTCGGAAGGCACCAAGGCCGTCACCAAGTACACCAGCTCCAAGTAA
- the LOC110678231 gene encoding histone H4, which yields MTGRGKGGKGLGKGGAKRHRKVLRDNIQGITKPAIRRLARRGGVKRISGLIYEETRGVLKVFLENVIRDAVTYTEHAKRKTVTAMDVVYALKRQGRTLYGFGG from the coding sequence ATGACCGGCCGTGGCAAGGGAGGCAAAGGACTCGGAAAAGGAGGCGCCaagcgtcatcgcaaggttttgcgtgaTAACATCCAGGGTATCACCAAGCCCGCAATCCGTCGTCTGGCTCGTCGTGGAGGAGTCAAGCGTATCTCCGGACTTATCTACGAGGAAACTCGTGGTGTGTTGAAGGTGTTCCTGGAAAACGTCATCCGTGATGCCGTTACCTACACTGAACACGCCAAGCGTAAAACCGTTACCGCTATGGATGTTGTCTACGCTCTGAAGCGTCAGGGACGCACCCTGTACGGTTTCGGAGGTTAA
- the LOC110677797 gene encoding histone H1-like yields MSEVATEAAAAAPAASPAKTKKPRAPKGQGKPKKPSTHPPVNDMVVAAIKTLKERNGSSLQAIKKYIAANYKCDVAKLAPFLKKALKNGVEKGKFVQTKGTGASGSFKLKAEAKKAASEKKPKKAGEKKAKKATGEKKKATKKPAGEKKAKKPAGEKKAKKPAAAKKAKAAGAKAAKKAGGVKKAAAPKQKATKPSKTAAKKPKTPKPKKAAPAKKAAAKKTAAKK; encoded by the coding sequence ATGTCTGAAGTTGCCACTGAAGCCGCTGCCGCAGCCCCGGCTGCCTCGCCAGCCAAGACCAAGAAGCCAAGGGCCCCCAAGGGACAGGGCAAGCCGAAGAAGCCGTCGACCCACCCCCCAGTCAACGACATGGTTGTTGCTGCCATCAAAACCTTGAAGGAACGCAACGGATCGTCCCTGCAGGCCATCAAGAAGTACATCGCCGCCAACTACAAATGCGATGTCGCCAAGCTTGCCCCATTCCTCAAGAAGGCCTTGAAGAATGGCGTCGAGAAGGGCAAGTTCGTCCAAACCAAGGGCACCGGCGCTTCCGGTTCGTTCAAGCTGAAGGCTGAAGCTAAGAAGGCCGCCAGTGAGAAGAAACCGAAGAAGGCCGGCGAGAAGAAGGCCAAGAAGGCTACCGGAGAGAAGAAGAAGGCCACCAAGAAACCAGCTGGGGAGAAGAAGGCCAAGAAGCCAGCCGGCGAGAAGAAAGCCAAGAAGCCGGCTGCAGCCAAGAAAGCCAAAGCTGCTGGTGCCAAGGCTGCCAAAAAGGCCGGTGGTGTGAAGAAGGCTGCTGCTCCGAAGCAGAAGGCCACCAAACCTTCCAAGACCGCCGCCAAGAAGCCCAAGACCCCAAAACCGAAGAAGGCTGCCCCAGCCAAGAAAGCTGCCGCGAAGAAGACCGCTGCCAAGAAGTAA